The following proteins are co-located in the Polymorphospora rubra genome:
- a CDS encoding alpha/beta fold hydrolase → MPASARRRSLLVGTALVAATALAATPAASAHTGQQPQPKPTVVLVHGAFADASGWAEVTRRLQRSGHTVLAPANPLRSVDSDSAYLASILQTIPGPIVLVGHSYGGVVITNAAAGNPNVKALVYVAAFAPDEGETVYGLQGKFPGTKLTEEALDLRPYPLPDGGVSYDGYVKPALFRDIFAGDLPAATAAVMATAQRPGDAHTLQQPSGVPAWRSVPSWYLVARNDNLIPAATQRFMAQRAGARTVEVRASHVAMISQPAATTDLIRAAARAAAR, encoded by the coding sequence ATGCCCGCTTCCGCCCGCCGCCGCTCACTGCTCGTCGGTACGGCGCTCGTCGCCGCCACCGCGCTCGCCGCCACACCCGCCGCCTCCGCCCACACCGGGCAGCAGCCGCAGCCGAAGCCGACCGTCGTACTCGTGCACGGCGCGTTCGCCGACGCCTCCGGCTGGGCCGAGGTGACCCGTCGGCTGCAACGCAGCGGCCACACCGTGCTCGCCCCGGCGAACCCGCTGCGCAGCGTCGACTCCGACTCCGCCTACCTGGCCAGCATCCTGCAGACCATCCCCGGCCCGATCGTCCTGGTCGGCCACTCGTACGGCGGCGTCGTCATCACCAACGCCGCGGCCGGCAACCCCAACGTCAAGGCCCTGGTGTACGTCGCCGCGTTCGCCCCCGACGAGGGCGAGACGGTCTACGGCCTGCAGGGCAAATTCCCCGGCACCAAGCTCACCGAGGAGGCGCTGGACCTGCGCCCGTACCCGCTGCCGGACGGCGGCGTCAGCTACGACGGTTACGTCAAGCCGGCCCTGTTCCGCGACATCTTCGCCGGCGACCTGCCGGCCGCCACCGCCGCCGTCATGGCCACCGCCCAGCGGCCCGGTGACGCGCACACCCTCCAGCAGCCGTCCGGCGTACCGGCCTGGCGCAGCGTCCCGTCGTGGTACCTGGTCGCCCGCAACGACAACCTTATCCCGGCGGCCACCCAGCGGTTCATGGCGCAGCGCGCCGGTGCCCGCACCGTCGAGGTCCGGGCCTCGCACGTCGCGATGATCTCGCAGCCCGCCGCCACCACCGACCTGATCAGGGCCGCGGCCCGCGCCGCCGCCCGCTGA
- a CDS encoding helix-turn-helix domain-containing protein, which produces MVVALSSFGQRLRELRRLAGLTIEELSEASGVSARAISDMERGRSRAPQARTLSALADALGLDGSDRARLVEWTRSRRSESAVGRPRGGELPRSVREFVGRVPELRLLRRHGTAGSDDGPTPVVVVHGPPGVGKTTFAVHAAGQLRDRFVDGQLHVDLRGTDAAPMDAGEALTRLLRALDVSPRAIADDEAERAGQLRAVLRRRRCLLVLDNAASEAQVRPLLPGAGAGLVVVTSRRTLGGLEGVLRIGLPPLAPVESAGLLRALVRDLADRATAQDVEAVARLCGHLPLALRIAGTRLASRPEWTMAHLAARLSDADRRLAGLAVGDLGVEPAFALSYAQLPGPARAMFRRLAHVPGVDFAAPLAAVLTGTGPHDAEDQLEELVELGLLQPVGFDRYRFHDLIRLFAEKRLRDEEPADTRSATGHRMTDWLLETAIVAGRWFEPGFGAPPADWRGLVPLDTAERAQSWLQVEADNWLAALRGAAAAGQHQRVVDVAESMHWYSDRMTHWGHWSEVYQLSSAAAARLPDRRQEITHINYHAWAQAVCGRRYDDSAALAMDAYRLAGELGDIGEQANALSYAGDAWRFAGDYGRALWAYCRAQELADSAGNHDEFVQMGLGVGLALIGLGRFDEALAELRTVLREVDTRPVAPSPKNAAQVVARVFSARALAELRRWPEAIEEATAVLPAATGFGALTPLGHLHLALGRAYAALGSTEEARGHLVRAGELFEEGGAREGATELARSALAALDV; this is translated from the coding sequence ATGGTGGTCGCCTTGTCGTCGTTCGGGCAACGGTTGCGGGAGTTGCGGCGGTTGGCAGGCCTGACCATCGAGGAGTTGTCCGAGGCGTCCGGGGTGAGTGCGCGGGCGATCAGCGACATGGAGCGGGGACGCAGCCGGGCACCGCAGGCCCGGACGTTGTCGGCGTTGGCCGACGCGTTGGGACTCGACGGAAGCGACCGCGCCCGGCTGGTGGAGTGGACGCGTTCGAGGCGGTCGGAGAGCGCCGTCGGCCGGCCCCGGGGCGGGGAACTGCCGCGTTCGGTGCGCGAGTTCGTCGGTCGGGTGCCGGAACTGCGGTTGTTGCGCCGGCACGGGACGGCCGGATCCGACGACGGCCCGACCCCGGTGGTGGTCGTGCACGGCCCGCCCGGCGTCGGAAAGACCACGTTCGCCGTCCACGCGGCCGGGCAGCTCCGGGACCGGTTCGTCGACGGGCAGCTCCATGTCGACCTGCGCGGCACCGATGCGGCGCCGATGGACGCGGGCGAGGCGTTGACCCGGCTGTTGCGGGCGTTGGACGTGAGCCCGCGCGCCATCGCCGACGACGAGGCGGAACGGGCCGGCCAACTGCGGGCCGTCCTGCGGCGGCGCCGCTGCCTGCTGGTGCTCGACAACGCCGCGTCCGAGGCCCAGGTGCGCCCGTTGCTGCCGGGGGCGGGGGCCGGGCTGGTGGTGGTGACCAGCCGTCGCACGCTGGGCGGCCTGGAAGGGGTGCTCCGGATCGGACTGCCGCCGCTGGCGCCGGTGGAATCGGCCGGCCTGCTGCGGGCACTCGTCCGCGACCTCGCCGATCGGGCCACGGCACAGGACGTCGAGGCGGTGGCCCGGTTGTGCGGCCACCTGCCCCTGGCGTTGCGGATCGCGGGAACGCGGCTGGCCAGTCGTCCGGAATGGACGATGGCCCATCTGGCGGCGCGGCTGTCGGACGCGGACCGCAGACTGGCCGGCCTCGCGGTGGGCGACCTCGGGGTGGAGCCGGCCTTCGCGCTGTCGTACGCCCAGCTGCCCGGTCCGGCACGGGCGATGTTCCGGCGGCTGGCGCACGTACCCGGCGTGGACTTCGCCGCCCCGCTGGCCGCGGTGCTCACCGGGACCGGTCCGCACGACGCGGAGGACCAGCTGGAGGAGCTGGTCGAGCTGGGGCTGCTGCAGCCCGTCGGGTTCGACCGGTACCGGTTCCACGATCTGATCCGGCTGTTCGCCGAGAAGCGGCTGCGCGACGAGGAGCCGGCCGACACCCGGTCGGCGACCGGGCACCGGATGACCGACTGGCTGCTGGAGACGGCGATCGTGGCCGGTCGGTGGTTCGAGCCCGGGTTCGGCGCACCCCCGGCCGACTGGCGCGGTCTGGTTCCGCTCGACACGGCGGAGCGGGCGCAGAGCTGGTTGCAGGTCGAGGCCGACAACTGGCTGGCCGCGCTGCGCGGCGCGGCGGCGGCCGGGCAGCACCAGCGGGTGGTCGACGTGGCCGAGTCGATGCACTGGTATTCCGACCGGATGACCCACTGGGGGCACTGGTCGGAGGTCTACCAGCTGTCGTCCGCCGCCGCCGCCCGGCTGCCGGACCGCCGTCAGGAGATCACCCACATCAACTACCACGCCTGGGCACAGGCGGTCTGCGGCCGGCGCTACGACGACAGCGCCGCACTGGCGATGGACGCCTATCGGCTCGCAGGAGAGCTCGGCGACATCGGTGAGCAGGCGAACGCGCTGTCCTACGCGGGTGACGCCTGGCGGTTCGCCGGCGACTACGGGCGGGCGCTGTGGGCGTACTGCCGGGCGCAGGAGCTGGCCGACTCGGCCGGCAACCACGACGAGTTCGTCCAGATGGGCCTCGGGGTCGGTCTCGCGCTCATCGGGCTCGGCAGGTTCGACGAGGCGTTGGCGGAACTGCGGACGGTTCTGCGCGAGGTCGACACGCGCCCGGTGGCGCCGTCGCCGAAGAACGCGGCCCAGGTGGTGGCCCGGGTCTTCTCGGCCAGGGCCCTGGCCGAGCTGCGGCGCTGGCCGGAGGCCATCGAGGAGGCGACGGCGGTGCTGCCCGCGGCCACCGGGTTCGGCGCCCTGACGCCGCTCGGCCACCTCCATCTGGCGCTGGGCCGGGCGTACGCCGCGCTCGGCTCGACCGAAGAGGCGCGCGGGCACCTCGTCCGCGCGGGCGAACTGTTCGAGGAAGGCGGGGCGCGCGAGGGCGCGACCGAGCTGGCGAGATCCGCGCTGGCGGCCCTCGACGTCTGA
- a CDS encoding alpha/beta fold hydrolase, whose product MSHVTAADGAQIFFKDWGAGRPVVLSHGWPLNSDSWEAQALFLADNGYRVVAHDRRGHGRSTQTWHGNEMDTYADDLATLIDTLDLRAATLIGFSTGGGEVARYIGRHGTARVAQAVLVSAVPPLMLRTDNNPDGVPVEVFDQIRAGSLADRSQLYRNLADGPFFGNNRPGATVSQGIRDAFWSQGMRAGHRNAYECIAAFSATDFRPDLDAFDVPTLVIHGDDDQVVPFEVGGRASAARIKNAELKVYPSAPHGITDTHKERLGADLLAFLDTYAA is encoded by the coding sequence ATGAGCCATGTGACTGCCGCCGACGGCGCGCAGATCTTCTTCAAGGACTGGGGCGCCGGCCGCCCGGTCGTCCTGTCCCACGGCTGGCCGCTGAACTCCGACAGCTGGGAGGCGCAGGCGCTGTTCCTGGCCGACAACGGCTACCGGGTCGTCGCCCACGACCGGCGCGGCCACGGCCGTTCCACCCAGACCTGGCACGGCAACGAGATGGACACGTACGCCGACGACCTCGCCACCCTGATCGACACCCTCGACCTGCGCGCCGCGACCCTGATCGGCTTCTCCACCGGCGGCGGCGAGGTCGCCCGCTACATCGGCCGGCACGGCACCGCCCGCGTCGCCCAGGCCGTCCTCGTCTCCGCCGTACCGCCGCTGATGCTGCGCACCGACAACAACCCCGACGGCGTACCGGTCGAGGTCTTCGACCAGATCCGGGCCGGCTCGCTGGCCGACCGCTCCCAGCTCTACCGGAACCTCGCCGACGGCCCCTTCTTCGGCAACAACCGGCCCGGCGCGACTGTCTCCCAGGGCATCCGCGACGCGTTCTGGTCGCAGGGGATGCGGGCCGGCCACCGCAACGCCTACGAGTGCATCGCCGCGTTCTCCGCCACCGACTTCCGGCCCGACCTCGACGCCTTCGACGTCCCGACGCTGGTCATCCACGGCGACGACGACCAGGTGGTGCCGTTCGAGGTGGGTGGTCGGGCCTCCGCCGCCCGGATCAAGAACGCCGAACTGAAGGTCTATCCGAGCGCCCCGCACGGCATCACCGACACCCACAAGGAGCGGCTCGGCGCCGACCTGCTCGCCTTCCTCGACACCTACGCCGCCTGA
- a CDS encoding alpha/beta hydrolase has translation MTGKPDTIVLIHGFWVTPRSWEHWKTRYESQGYRVLTPSYPGFEVEVEALNADPTPIETVTVPQIIARLEALIKDLPTPPILIGHSAGGAFTQILLDHGYGAAGVALNSAPTEGVAVVPPSQIRSLLPVLRNPANRHRAVGLNLKQWQYAFTNTFPDDRARATYERYHIPAPGSIVWGSALANFQPGHQDTWVDYHNNDRAPLLFVSGENDHIMPPVIQRSNARHYKSHTTTEVVEFPGRAHLLPAQDGWEEIADYALNWAVEHARPGTPTTTG, from the coding sequence ATGACGGGCAAGCCCGACACCATCGTGTTGATCCACGGCTTCTGGGTCACGCCGCGCTCCTGGGAACACTGGAAGACCCGCTACGAAAGCCAGGGCTACCGGGTGCTGACGCCCTCGTATCCCGGCTTCGAGGTCGAGGTCGAGGCCCTCAACGCCGACCCGACCCCGATCGAGACGGTGACCGTACCGCAGATCATCGCCCGCCTCGAGGCGCTCATCAAGGATCTGCCGACCCCGCCGATCCTGATCGGCCACTCCGCCGGCGGCGCGTTCACCCAGATCCTGCTCGACCACGGGTACGGTGCCGCCGGGGTGGCGCTGAACTCCGCGCCCACCGAGGGGGTGGCGGTGGTGCCGCCGAGCCAGATCAGGTCCCTGCTGCCGGTGCTGCGCAACCCGGCCAACCGGCACCGGGCCGTCGGCCTCAACCTCAAGCAGTGGCAGTACGCCTTCACCAACACGTTTCCCGATGACCGGGCCCGCGCGACGTACGAGCGCTACCACATCCCGGCCCCCGGCTCGATCGTGTGGGGCAGCGCGCTGGCCAACTTCCAGCCCGGCCACCAGGACACCTGGGTCGACTACCACAACAACGACCGGGCGCCGCTGCTGTTCGTCTCCGGCGAGAACGACCACATCATGCCCCCGGTCATCCAGCGCTCCAACGCCCGGCACTACAAGTCCCACACCACCACCGAGGTCGTCGAGTTTCCCGGCCGGGCCCACCTGCTGCCGGCCCAGGACGGCTGGGAGGAGATCGCCGACTACGCCCTGAACTGGGCCGTCGAACACGCCCGGCCGGGTACCCCGACCACCACCGGCTGA